The Tamandua tetradactyla isolate mTamTet1 chromosome 5, mTamTet1.pri, whole genome shotgun sequence genome window below encodes:
- the SERP1 gene encoding stress-associated endoplasmic reticulum protein 1: protein MVAKQRIRMANEKHSKNITQRGNVAKTSRNAPEEKASVGPWLLALFIFVVCGSAIFQIIQSIRMGM, encoded by the exons ATGGTCGCCAAGCAGCGGATCCGTATGGCCAACGAGAAGCACAGTAAGAACATCACCCAGCGCGGCAACGTCGCCAAGACCTCG agAAATGCCCCCGAAGAGAAGGCGTCTGTAGGACCCTGGTTGTTAGCTctcttcatttttgttgtttgtggcTCTG CAATTTTCCAGATTATTCAAAGTATCAGGATGGGCATGTGA